One Glycocaulis abyssi DNA window includes the following coding sequences:
- a CDS encoding pilus assembly protein N-terminal domain-containing protein, which yields MKPVQLFLASLLALTCAAVAQAQSRGFEVPADHTALIRLPGDAAAIIIGNPNIADATLYDARTIFVTGRVFGRTNMIALDDNGRVLYTSDLLVTQSGRGSVQVFRNTERHSYVCAPECQAVPVIGDASDWFSGVSGQQADRTSAGGGR from the coding sequence ATGAAGCCTGTTCAGCTCTTTCTTGCGAGCCTTCTTGCACTGACCTGTGCGGCAGTCGCGCAGGCGCAGTCGCGCGGCTTTGAGGTGCCAGCCGACCATACGGCGCTCATTCGCCTGCCCGGCGATGCGGCCGCCATCATTATCGGCAATCCCAATATCGCCGATGCGACGCTCTATGATGCGCGCACCATCTTCGTGACAGGGCGTGTGTTCGGGCGCACCAACATGATCGCGCTCGATGATAATGGCCGCGTGCTTTACACCTCCGACCTGCTGGTCACCCAGTCGGGCCGGGGCAGCGTACAGGTTTTCCGCAATACCGAGCGTCATAGCTATGTGTGCGCGCCCGAATGTCAGGCCGTGCCGGTGATCGGCGATGCGTCGGACTGGTTCTCCGGGGTTTCCGGCCAGCAGGCCGACCGCACGTCGGCTGGCGGCGGCCGCTAG
- a CDS encoding pseudouridine synthase: MSKVEIRTVAADEADIRLDRWFRRHFPHVTHGALEKLLRTGQVRVDGGRVKGNHRLEPGQEVRIPPLPAPGEAAPPKTISAEDKAFARSMVLYEDDTLIALNKPPGLPVQGGSKVVRHLDGLLDAFGTGDRRPRLVHRLDKDTSGVIVVAKGASNAAWLASLFKGRDLEKTYWAIALGIMVPRAGEITGYMKKTVSNQGDRELMVAARHGEEGAQYALTRYATADEAGRRASWVVLRPETGRTHQLRVHLAAAGHAIQGDGKYVCDVPPLGGVSQKLHLHARKLVIPREGKKPLVLEAPLPKHMTDTFEALGFDAGMDMRAVEAQLG; the protein is encoded by the coding sequence ATGAGCAAGGTTGAAATCCGCACCGTGGCCGCTGACGAGGCCGATATACGCCTCGACCGCTGGTTCAGGCGGCACTTCCCCCATGTCACGCATGGCGCGCTGGAAAAGCTCTTGCGCACGGGGCAGGTGCGCGTCGATGGCGGACGGGTGAAGGGTAATCACCGGCTGGAGCCGGGGCAGGAAGTGCGCATCCCGCCACTGCCAGCGCCGGGCGAGGCTGCGCCGCCCAAAACCATCAGTGCCGAGGACAAGGCGTTTGCCCGCTCGATGGTGCTCTATGAGGACGACACGCTGATCGCGCTGAACAAGCCACCGGGCTTGCCCGTGCAGGGCGGCTCGAAAGTGGTGCGCCATCTGGACGGACTGCTCGACGCGTTCGGCACCGGCGACAGGCGCCCGCGCCTCGTTCACAGGCTGGACAAGGATACATCCGGCGTCATCGTGGTGGCCAAGGGTGCGTCGAACGCCGCCTGGCTCGCCTCCCTGTTCAAGGGGCGCGATCTGGAAAAGACCTATTGGGCGATTGCGCTGGGCATCATGGTGCCGCGTGCGGGCGAGATTACCGGCTATATGAAGAAGACGGTCTCCAATCAGGGCGACCGGGAGCTGATGGTGGCTGCCCGCCATGGCGAGGAGGGCGCGCAGTACGCGCTTACCCGCTATGCCACGGCCGATGAGGCGGGCCGCCGCGCGAGCTGGGTTGTCCTGCGCCCGGAGACGGGCCGCACCCACCAGCTGCGCGTGCATCTGGCCGCTGCCGGTCACGCCATTCAGGGCGACGGAAAATATGTGTGTGACGTGCCGCCGCTGGGGGGGGTATCGCAAAAGCTGCACCTGCATGCCCGCAAGCTGGTCATCCCGCGTGAAGGCAAGAAGCCGCTGGTTCTCGAAGCGCCGCTGCCCAAGCACATGACCGACACGTTCGAGGCGCTCGGCTTTGATGCCGGCATGGATATGCGCGCGGTAGAGGCGCAGCTGGGATGA
- a CDS encoding replication-associated recombination protein A, with the protein MSDLFQSAGLESDAPRPLADRLRPQKLDEVVGQDHVLGPDSPLGRMLAQGRLSSIILWGPPGVGKTTIARLLAEASGLEFHPLSAVFSGVADLKKAFEQARGRRAAGKGTLLFVDEIHRFNRAQQDGFLPVVEEGVVTLVGATTENPSFELNAALLSRCQVLVLKRLDEAALELLLKRAEAAEGHELPLSPEAREALIAMADGDGRYLLNLAEEVLRLEPEAPLSTPELGKFLQRRAPVYDKDREEHYNLISALHKSVRGSDPDAALYWLARMLGAGEDPLFLARRIVRMANEDIGLADPTAIHAALAAKETYEFLGSPEGELALAQAVVHLACAPKSNAVYVAWKAAQRLAGETGSLMPPAHILNAPTRLMKDQGYGKGYEYDHDAPGGVSGQDYFPDAMKDRPRLYEPKDSGREAAIAERLTRWRTLRDTRRG; encoded by the coding sequence ATGAGCGATCTGTTTCAATCCGCCGGCCTTGAAAGCGACGCCCCGCGTCCGCTGGCCGACCGTCTGCGTCCGCAAAAGCTGGACGAGGTGGTGGGGCAGGATCATGTGCTGGGGCCGGACAGTCCGTTGGGGCGTATGCTCGCGCAGGGGCGGCTCTCCTCGATCATCCTCTGGGGTCCGCCGGGCGTCGGCAAGACAACCATTGCCCGCCTGCTGGCCGAGGCATCGGGACTGGAGTTCCACCCGCTCTCCGCGGTGTTCTCCGGTGTCGCCGACCTGAAAAAAGCCTTCGAGCAGGCGCGTGGCCGCCGCGCGGCAGGCAAAGGCACGCTGCTGTTCGTGGACGAGATACACCGCTTCAACCGCGCGCAGCAGGATGGCTTCCTGCCCGTAGTGGAGGAGGGGGTGGTCACGCTTGTCGGCGCGACGACCGAGAACCCCAGCTTTGAGCTAAATGCCGCGCTGCTCTCGCGCTGTCAGGTTCTGGTGCTCAAACGTCTCGATGAGGCCGCGCTGGAGCTGCTGCTGAAGCGGGCGGAAGCGGCAGAGGGCCATGAACTGCCCTTGTCGCCAGAGGCGCGCGAGGCGCTGATAGCGATGGCGGACGGGGATGGGCGCTACCTGCTGAACCTCGCCGAGGAAGTGCTGCGGCTGGAGCCTGAAGCGCCGTTGTCCACGCCGGAGCTGGGTAAGTTCCTGCAGCGCCGCGCGCCGGTCTACGACAAGGACCGCGAGGAGCACTACAATCTCATCTCCGCCCTGCACAAATCGGTGAGAGGCTCAGACCCCGATGCCGCGCTCTACTGGCTGGCGCGCATGCTGGGCGCGGGCGAGGATCCACTGTTTCTGGCCCGGCGCATCGTGCGCATGGCCAATGAGGATATCGGCCTCGCCGATCCGACCGCCATTCACGCCGCGCTGGCGGCCAAGGAAACGTATGAGTTCCTGGGCAGCCCGGAAGGCGAGCTGGCGCTGGCGCAGGCGGTGGTGCACCTCGCCTGCGCGCCCAAATCCAATGCCGTCTACGTGGCGTGGAAGGCCGCCCAGCGCCTTGCGGGAGAAACAGGTTCGCTGATGCCGCCCGCCCATATCCTCAACGCGCCAACCCGGCTGATGAAGGATCAGGGCTATGGCAAGGGCTATGAATACGATCACGATGCGCCGGGCGGCGTGTCGGGTCAGGACTACTTCCCGGACGCCATGAAAGACCGGCCACGTCTCTACGAGCCGAAGGATTCAGGGCGCGAAGCCGCCATTGCCGAGCGGCTGACGCGCTGGCGGACTTTAAGGGACACGAGGCGGGGGTAG
- a CDS encoding HAD-IA family hydrolase — MSGLKLAVFDVDGTLIDSREIIHRAMDRAFMRAGLGEMPYDRVRMIVGLELSEAIARLAPEDIGHERLMLLCNYYKEAFVEQRADPGFEEPLYAGALETLVRLSDEGWLLGVATGKARRGLDIVFGHHGLHRYFQTLQTVDHGVGKPNPRMVLDAMAETGVRPHETVVIGDTSFDMAMARSAGTTALGVSWGFHTADEIASGGAHEIHDSYDTLNGALSRFMPGEGIALP, encoded by the coding sequence ATGAGCGGTCTCAAGCTCGCTGTGTTTGACGTTGATGGCACGCTCATCGACAGCCGGGAGATCATCCACCGGGCGATGGACCGCGCTTTCATGCGCGCCGGGCTTGGCGAGATGCCCTATGACCGGGTGCGCATGATTGTGGGCCTTGAGCTGTCTGAGGCGATTGCCCGGCTGGCGCCGGAGGATATCGGCCATGAGCGCCTGATGCTCCTGTGCAATTACTACAAGGAAGCCTTCGTCGAGCAGCGCGCCGACCCCGGTTTTGAGGAACCGCTCTATGCGGGCGCGCTGGAGACGCTGGTGCGCCTGAGCGATGAGGGCTGGCTGCTGGGCGTAGCCACCGGCAAGGCGCGCCGGGGGCTTGATATCGTGTTTGGCCATCATGGCCTGCACCGGTATTTCCAGACCCTGCAGACCGTCGATCACGGCGTTGGCAAGCCCAATCCGCGCATGGTGCTGGACGCGATGGCCGAGACGGGTGTGCGTCCGCATGAGACCGTTGTCATCGGTGATACCAGTTTTGACATGGCCATGGCCCGCTCGGCGGGCACGACTGCCCTTGGGGTAAGCTGGGGCTTTCATACTGCAGATGAAATTGCCTCTGGCGGTGCCCATGAGATTCACGACAGCTATGACACGCTCAATGGCGCATTGAGCCGGTTTATGCCGGGTGAGGGGATCGCATTACCATGA
- a CDS encoding twin-arginine translocation pathway signal protein codes for MTSRRQVLRLIGGSAAALAAIGAGGAAFVATREPVAAQRPWSDAARGGFGEPRLDALAWAILAPNPHNRQPWLFELVGDDTIIVHCDLNRRLPQTDPFDRQIVIGFGCMLELLRMAAAEQGHHAHIELFPEGEPPPRLDGRAIAHVRFEAGGQADPLFAHASTRRSNKEVFDASRPVSAQVLSDLAGHAGPLLRTGLIADPAGIAALRALTWRAMQTELTTARAHHESIELMRIGRAEIEANPDGIALSGAAIELMNRAGLVTRASLSDPRSPAFRQTLALYESLTHSAMAHIALVSPGNSRAEQIRAGRDWLRLNLAATASGLGLHPLSQALQEFPEMAAHYDEAHARLAPDGGTVQMLGRVGYGPQTAPTPRWPLETRIVSV; via the coding sequence ATGACATCGCGCAGACAGGTATTACGGCTAATCGGGGGTTCAGCGGCGGCTCTGGCCGCTATCGGTGCAGGCGGGGCGGCCTTTGTGGCCACGCGCGAGCCAGTGGCGGCCCAGCGCCCGTGGTCCGATGCGGCACGGGGCGGATTTGGCGAGCCACGTCTTGATGCGCTGGCCTGGGCCATCCTCGCTCCCAATCCGCATAATCGCCAGCCTTGGCTGTTCGAGCTGGTGGGCGATGACACCATCATCGTCCATTGCGACCTGAACCGGCGCCTGCCGCAAACCGATCCGTTCGACCGGCAGATCGTCATCGGTTTTGGCTGCATGCTGGAGCTTCTGCGCATGGCAGCAGCAGAGCAGGGCCATCACGCGCATATCGAGCTTTTCCCGGAAGGAGAGCCGCCGCCGCGCCTTGACGGGCGTGCAATCGCCCATGTGCGTTTTGAGGCGGGCGGGCAGGCCGACCCGCTTTTTGCGCATGCAAGCACTCGCCGGTCCAATAAGGAGGTGTTTGACGCCAGCCGTCCGGTCAGTGCGCAGGTGTTGTCGGATCTGGCGGGCCATGCGGGGCCGCTTTTGCGGACCGGGCTGATCGCTGATCCGGCTGGTATTGCGGCGCTGCGCGCGCTGACATGGCGCGCCATGCAGACCGAGCTGACCACGGCCCGCGCCCACCATGAGAGCATCGAGCTGATGCGCATTGGCCGGGCCGAGATCGAGGCCAATCCCGATGGTATCGCGCTGTCCGGCGCGGCCATAGAGCTGATGAACCGGGCCGGCCTGGTCACCCGCGCCAGCCTGTCCGATCCACGCTCACCTGCTTTTCGTCAGACGCTCGCCCTTTATGAAAGCCTGACGCACTCGGCCATGGCCCATATCGCGCTGGTCTCACCGGGCAATAGCCGCGCAGAGCAGATCAGGGCAGGGCGTGACTGGCTGCGGCTGAACCTGGCCGCTACCGCGTCGGGGCTGGGCCTGCATCCGCTCAGCCAGGCTTTGCAGGAATTTCCCGAGATGGCGGCGCATTATGACGAGGCGCACGCGCGCCTTGCCCCTGACGGTGGCACCGTGCAAATGCTGGGACGGGTGGGATATGGCCCACAAACGGCGCCCACCCCACGCTGGCCGCTGGAAACAAGGATTGTGAGCGTTTGA
- a CDS encoding CrcB family protein produces the protein MNHLFLIAAGGALGALARHGLNQASLRWIGPEFPWGILAVNVLGSFAIGLLVGWLALAGRPDATEIRFAVGIGFLGAFTTMSAFALDLVLMIERREFLTALIYGGGTVMVSVLAVFAGLFLIRAVMA, from the coding sequence ATGAACCACCTGTTTCTCATTGCCGCCGGCGGGGCACTGGGCGCGCTGGCCCGGCATGGGCTGAACCAGGCGTCCCTGCGCTGGATCGGACCAGAGTTTCCGTGGGGCATTCTGGCCGTGAATGTGCTTGGCTCGTTCGCCATCGGCCTGCTGGTCGGCTGGCTGGCGCTGGCCGGACGTCCGGATGCCACCGAAATACGCTTTGCCGTTGGCATTGGCTTTCTGGGCGCCTTCACGACGATGAGCGCGTTTGCGCTGGACCTCGTTTTGATGATCGAAAGGCGCGAGTTTCTCACCGCGCTGATATATGGCGGAGGCACGGTGATGGTATCCGTGCTGGCGGTCTTCGCCGGTCTGTTCCTGATACGCGCGGTGATGGCATGA
- a CDS encoding TonB-dependent receptor: MKVEKLHIIIGLVYALAGMVLGMVMAESGDHTQHVTHAHALLVGFVVSAVYAILYRVWGVAQGLLALIQFALHHIGAIIMVIGLYMLYGAIMPEEQIGPILGIASALVTAGMALMLWFVIRHKDS, encoded by the coding sequence ATGAAAGTCGAGAAACTCCATATCATTATTGGCCTTGTGTATGCCCTTGCGGGCATGGTGCTCGGCATGGTGATGGCCGAATCGGGCGATCACACCCAGCACGTAACCCACGCGCACGCCCTTCTGGTCGGATTTGTGGTGTCGGCGGTCTACGCCATTCTTTACCGGGTCTGGGGGGTGGCACAGGGGCTGCTGGCGCTGATCCAGTTCGCCCTGCACCATATCGGCGCCATCATCATGGTGATCGGGCTTTACATGCTCTATGGCGCGATCATGCCTGAAGAGCAGATCGGCCCGATCCTGGGCATTGCCAGCGCGCTGGTAACGGCCGGGATGGCTCTGATGCTGTGGTTTGTGATCCGCCACAAGGATTCCTGA
- a CDS encoding ATP12 family chaperone protein: MSMSKAKAENRPLPKRFYSEASAAPTDAGWAVFLDGRAVKTPERHVLAAPCEALAVEMAAEWDAQAKEVDPFTMPLTRLAHVAIDRMEAARAAAAEEIVRFAGTDLLSHRSDDPELAARQAAGWDPLLEWSAKALEAPLKSAATVLALEQPETSLAALRARAGALDNWRLTALTSAVPLLGSAVLGFALLEAEIDGGQAFALSRLDEDYQAERWGEDSEAAEAAANRKRDLLACERVFRLLDEAGV; the protein is encoded by the coding sequence ATGAGCATGTCCAAGGCAAAGGCGGAAAACCGCCCCCTGCCCAAGCGCTTTTATTCCGAAGCCAGCGCGGCCCCTACCGATGCGGGATGGGCCGTATTTCTGGACGGACGGGCGGTGAAGACGCCTGAGCGCCATGTGCTGGCGGCGCCTTGCGAGGCGCTGGCCGTGGAGATGGCCGCGGAGTGGGATGCGCAAGCCAAGGAGGTCGACCCCTTCACCATGCCGCTGACACGTCTGGCCCACGTGGCCATCGACCGTATGGAGGCGGCGCGCGCAGCGGCGGCAGAGGAAATTGTCCGCTTTGCGGGTACCGACCTTCTCTCCCATCGCAGCGATGATCCCGAACTGGCCGCCCGTCAGGCGGCGGGATGGGACCCGCTGCTGGAATGGTCTGCAAAGGCGCTGGAAGCCCCGCTGAAGAGCGCGGCGACGGTGCTGGCGCTGGAGCAGCCGGAGACCTCTCTGGCCGCTCTGAGGGCCCGTGCGGGCGCGCTGGACAATTGGCGTCTGACGGCGCTGACCAGCGCGGTGCCGCTTCTGGGGTCTGCCGTGCTGGGGTTTGCGCTGCTTGAAGCCGAGATCGATGGCGGGCAGGCGTTCGCGCTCTCCAGGCTGGATGAGGACTATCAGGCCGAACGCTGGGGCGAGGATAGCGAGGCCGCCGAGGCAGCCGCCAACCGCAAGCGCGATCTTCTGGCGTGCGAACGCGTCTTCCGCCTGCTGGATGAGGCGGGCGTTTAG
- a CDS encoding TadE/TadG family type IV pilus assembly protein: protein MFLKSPIKRAASRMAKDKKGATAVEFALVALPFLALLGAILETALVFFAGMMMEHGLSQSAREIRTGQLQLAGGSPEAFRNSVCSRSAGLLRCNRLRIDVRTLESFGGATALPVDDEGMVDLEAVSFLPGNPGEIVLVRAFYDWPLIVPNLGLGLSNMPGNRRLLTATAAFRNEPFQEAVQ from the coding sequence GTGTTCCTGAAAAGCCCGATCAAGCGCGCTGCCTCGCGCATGGCGAAGGACAAGAAGGGCGCGACGGCGGTCGAGTTCGCCCTTGTCGCCTTGCCGTTTCTGGCGTTGCTGGGTGCCATTCTTGAAACCGCCCTGGTGTTCTTCGCCGGCATGATGATGGAGCACGGGCTGTCCCAGTCCGCGCGTGAGATACGCACCGGGCAGCTTCAGCTGGCGGGCGGGTCGCCGGAGGCGTTTAGAAACTCGGTCTGCAGCCGGTCTGCGGGCCTGCTGCGTTGCAATCGTCTGCGCATTGATGTGCGCACGCTGGAAAGCTTTGGCGGTGCCACCGCCCTGCCGGTCGATGACGAGGGCATGGTGGATCTTGAAGCGGTGAGCTTCCTGCCGGGCAATCCGGGCGAGATCGTGCTGGTGCGTGCCTTTTATGACTGGCCCCTGATCGTGCCCAATCTTGGCCTTGGCCTCTCGAACATGCCCGGCAATCGCCGCCTTCTCACGGCCACGGCTGCGTTCCGCAACGAACCCTTCCAGGAGGCGGTGCAATGA
- a CDS encoding DegQ family serine endoprotease, with amino-acid sequence MNWKLPAICVALIAGFGLAAIAVNPANGQEETLAGAGSTERTLPQSRGDMQLSFAPVVREAAPAVVNVYSRRVVADRNPFAGDPMFERFFGRQSPRQREVQSLGSGVIVDGAGLIVTNNHVVAGAQELRVVLYDRRELEAEILLADERTDLAVLRVVTDEPLPVLPFDLSGSAEVGDLVLAIGNPFGVGQTVTSGIVSALARTDVGITDYAFFIQTDAAINPGNSGGALVNMNGELLGINTAIFSRSGGSQGIGFAIPAEMVRSVVNAATQGGELVRPWLGARLQPVTSDIALSMGFDRPRGALVADIFPGGPADRARLRQGDVILSVDGAEVNNEAAVRFRFATRAIGDEAVLRVMRNGSERDLTVTAAAPPGDREGERVVLTGRNPFQGAEVVELSPAFNEANGMDPFTDGLVVTRVQRRSAAEFFGFRPGDRILGVNERAVRSVREIERELARHDDAREWPVEIERRGERFARTLRL; translated from the coding sequence ATGAACTGGAAACTGCCAGCCATTTGTGTGGCGCTGATCGCCGGGTTTGGTCTTGCCGCCATCGCGGTCAATCCGGCCAATGGCCAGGAAGAGACACTGGCCGGGGCCGGCAGCACAGAGCGCACCCTGCCCCAGTCGCGCGGCGACATGCAGCTTTCCTTTGCGCCGGTCGTGCGCGAGGCAGCGCCAGCGGTAGTGAACGTGTATTCGCGCCGCGTGGTGGCTGATCGCAATCCGTTTGCCGGCGATCCCATGTTTGAGCGCTTCTTTGGCCGCCAGTCGCCGCGCCAGCGCGAGGTCCAGTCGCTGGGCTCCGGCGTGATCGTGGACGGGGCGGGCCTGATCGTTACCAACAACCATGTGGTGGCCGGGGCACAGGAGCTGCGCGTGGTTCTCTATGACCGGCGTGAGCTGGAAGCGGAAATCCTGCTGGCCGACGAGCGCACAGACCTTGCTGTGCTGCGTGTTGTCACCGACGAGCCGTTGCCTGTCCTGCCGTTCGATCTGTCCGGTTCGGCGGAAGTGGGTGATCTGGTGCTGGCCATTGGCAATCCGTTTGGCGTCGGTCAGACCGTGACGTCGGGGATCGTGTCCGCGCTTGCCCGCACCGATGTCGGCATTACCGACTATGCCTTTTTCATCCAGACCGATGCCGCCATCAATCCGGGTAATTCCGGCGGCGCGCTGGTCAATATGAATGGCGAGCTTCTGGGCATCAACACGGCAATATTCTCGCGCTCTGGCGGGTCGCAAGGCATCGGCTTTGCGATCCCCGCAGAGATGGTGCGCAGCGTTGTAAATGCCGCCACGCAAGGCGGCGAGCTGGTGCGCCCATGGCTCGGCGCGCGCCTGCAGCCGGTGACCAGCGATATTGCCCTGTCCATGGGCTTTGACCGGCCGCGCGGCGCGCTGGTGGCCGATATATTTCCGGGCGGGCCGGCAGACCGGGCGAGGCTGCGTCAGGGCGATGTGATCCTTTCGGTGGACGGCGCGGAGGTGAATAATGAGGCGGCGGTCCGCTTCCGCTTTGCCACACGCGCCATTGGCGATGAGGCCGTCTTGCGTGTGATGCGCAATGGAAGCGAGCGCGACCTTACCGTCACCGCCGCAGCGCCTCCCGGTGACCGCGAGGGCGAGCGCGTGGTGCTCACAGGCCGTAATCCCTTCCAGGGCGCAGAAGTGGTCGAACTCTCTCCGGCCTTCAATGAGGCCAACGGGATGGACCCGTTCACCGACGGGCTGGTCGTCACGCGCGTCCAGCGGCGCTCTGCGGCGGAGTTTTTCGGCTTCCGGCCGGGTGACCGCATTCTGGGCGTCAACGAGCGCGCCGTGCGCAGCGTGCGAGAGATCGAGCGTGAATTGGCGCGCCATGATGATGCGCGCGAATGGCCGGTGGAGATTGAACGGCGCGGCGAGCGTTTCGCACGTACATTGCGCCTCTAG
- a CDS encoding MarR family winged helix-turn-helix transcriptional regulator, translated as MSKDTGQAGQAIFAALNEIAIIGQLSGNAFLKVMPDGLQLAQFGVLNHMVRLGDGWTPVRLASAFQVTKGAMTNTLQRLEARALVRIEPDPADGRSKRVFITDAGRAMHQRCLAALGPELAALEAALGGELFTRLLPDLQALRVHLDAARSG; from the coding sequence TTGAGCAAGGATACCGGACAGGCAGGGCAAGCGATCTTCGCGGCGCTCAACGAGATTGCGATCATCGGCCAGTTGTCCGGCAATGCCTTCCTGAAAGTGATGCCCGACGGGCTGCAGCTTGCCCAGTTCGGCGTACTCAACCACATGGTCCGGCTGGGCGATGGCTGGACGCCAGTGCGGCTGGCGAGTGCCTTTCAGGTCACCAAGGGCGCGATGACCAATACGCTCCAGCGCCTCGAAGCGCGCGCGCTGGTGCGCATCGAACCAGACCCGGCTGATGGCCGCTCCAAGCGCGTGTTCATCACCGATGCGGGCAGGGCGATGCATCAGCGTTGCCTTGCTGCTTTAGGACCGGAGCTGGCAGCGCTGGAAGCCGCGCTTGGCGGTGAGCTCTTTACCCGCCTCCTGCCCGACCTGCAGGCGTTGCGCGTACATCTGGATGCAGCCCGGTCAGGCTGA